Below is a genomic region from Spirochaetota bacterium.
TGGCCTGACACTTCCGGTTGTTCAGTAACGGGCAGGAGCTTGCCTGCAAGGCCGTCATCCCTTCCATGCCCGCCAGTACACCACCCGCCGAATCCCTGTCATTTCCTTGTAAAATGTTTCGAGATATGGTAGACGCAAGCAATACTACGGGAGGAATTGTTGCATGCCGACAATTCCTATGTTCTACGGCTTACTGATCCGTATGTTCTTTCGCGATGACGAGAAGCCTCATGTGCCGCATATTCACGCCGATTATCAGGGACAGGTTGCAGCGTATGCGATTCAAAGCGGTGATGTTCTTGTCGGTACGCTCCATGCCGAATTGGACAATTTCAATTACTTCGGTTGCAGATGCGACTTTGCCATGATATAATCCCCCAATGGCGAATCTGAAAATCGCGCTCGGCGATATCGAGCTCAAAAAACCGATAATCCTCGCTTCCGGTACGGCCGGTCACGGCGAAATAAGCGATTTTTTCGATCAGAAGAACGTGGGCGCCATAGCGCTCAAAGCGGTGTCGATGAAAAAACGCACGGGGAATATGCCCCCGCGCATCGTTGAAACGCCGGCAGGCGTGCTCAATGCGATAGGCCTTGCCAATGAAGGGATAGACCATTTCGAAAAGTCGATAATACCGAAACTGAAAAAGATCCGCGTACCGCTCATCGCCAATGTCGTCGGCGATACCGCGGATGAATATGCGGCCGTCGTCAAGCGTCTTACACGCTTCCGCGAGATAGCGGCATTCGAACTGAACGTCAGCTGCCCGAACGTTCACGGGAAGAACAAACTCTTCTTCGAGGATAACGAAGTATTGAAGAAGATGATCGCTTCATGTAAAAAGGCTACGAAGAAGACCATCATCGTCAAGCTCCCTCCGGCGGTGTTCGGCATCGAGGAGCTTGCAAAAACCGCTGCCGATTCCGGCGCAGACATCATATCGCTTACCAACACCATCCCCGCCATGGAGATAGATATCCGTACCGAACGGCCAATGCTCGGCAATAACCAGGGAGGGCTTTCCGGCGCGGCGATACGCCCCATTGCGCTTCGCCTTGTCTACCGAGCATCGAAAGCGGTGAGCATACCCATCATCGGCGGCGGCGGCGTATCGAATGCCGACGACGTGGTGAAGTTCATGCTCGCCGGGGCGACTGCCGTGAGCATCGGCACCGCATCCATGATAACCCCGAACCTTCCCGACACGATATGCCGCGATCTGGACCGCATCATCGACGGGAAGAACATGAAGAACATCGCCGATCTCACCGGGCGGCTTACGCTCAACTCCCAAAAATGAATATCGATGCGTCTGTTGTGCTCGATGCGATGCCGGCATTCGCCGAGAAGCTCGTGTCGCTCATTGAACCGGATGATATCATCCTTCTCATCGGCCCGCTCGGTGCGGGAAAAACGACGCTCGTGCGCGCGGTGGCGGAGCTGCTCAATGCCGACAGCGAAGCAGCAAGCCCTACGTTCACGATACTCAATGAATACATGGTGACCTTCCGCGGCGAACGCATGCCGCTGCGCCATGTGGATGTGTACCGCCTCTCCGGCGATGACGCGTTCGATTCCATCGGCCTGCGCGAATCAATAGCAATACGGGGCATCACCTTCATCGAATGGGGCGATACGATACGCCATATCCTGCCGCCATGCGTGGAATTGACGATCGATATCGTATCGATGGAAGAACGACGAATGTCCCTTGTGATCCCCGAACGGAAATAACGCAGACGATAGAAACGCCCCAAGCGTAGAACACCAAGAATCCATCAATAAACAACGAAAATCACAAAAAAATGCAGATACTCGCTACGGCTTTCGTGCTTTTCGCTGTAATCCTGTCTTCTCCCTGGACGTATTATAGAGGAGATCACGCGCTCGCTTTATCCGATGTTGCCGCCTGCTTATATTCGCTCGGCGATACATGCTCGTACTTCTTGAACAGACGGCTGAAATAGAGCTCATCCTTGAAACCCGAATTTATCGCCGCTTCGCGAACGCTGTACCCCTGCAGGAGAAGGTCCTTGCTCTGACGCAGCCGCATGTTAAGGAAGTATTTCTTCGGCGTTACGCCGACATATTTCTTGAAGAGCGTCGCGGTGTAATCATATCCGTACGGCGAGAGCGAGAACGCCTCGGCGACGGCATTATCATCGGCCAGATGGCTGTCGATATAGCTCATCATCTTGATGATGAAAAAGTAATTATGATCGATGACCGTCTCGTTCTCCGAGAGATACGAATCATAGATGTACTCCGCGAGCACCGATGAGAAAAGGCTCTGCTGCAGTATGCTCTTTTCCTCGCTCTCATTGAGCGACTCATAGCGCGTGAACGCCGCGCGCACATAGTCCCAATTCGTGAATTTCGCTGTCGGCGAGAATTTTATCAGCGAAAAGAAATCGACGGTGCCGAACAGTTTCAGCTCGAAATGCTGGGCGATGGCCTCGAAATTATCCCTGCCGTGCACCGCGGTATAGAGCGACATCCCCGGTGTAGCGAGGAAGGCATGCCCCGGCGTAAGAAGATGTACCGTGCCGTTCGCCGTGAATTCCGCCGCACCGCCGTAACAGACGAAGAGATCATAGTCCTTGTACCCGGAAGGATTATTGATATGCCATGATGCGTTCTGGCTCTGCTTGCACGGCTTGGCGGTAAGGGTAAGCTTCAGGTTCTCAGGATGAATGATGTCAAGAAAAGTGGCGGACGGGCGCATGGCGCTCACCGGTCATGCGCGATCGCCGTTTCGCCCGGCTTCACCGCCCGCGTAATGATCTCGGGGAATTTCTGCTGCATGAACTCGATGACGAGCCGCCTCGCATCGGACGAACGCTCGGACGCGAAAAGCCTCTCGACGAGCGCCCTGCACTCGCCCGCATCCAGCCCGCGGATGACGCGCTTCATGTCCGGTATCACGGGCGGCGCCATGGAAAGGACATCGACATCGAGGCCGACGAGCACGCATGAATAGAGCGGCTGCCCCGCCATTTCGCCGCAGACGGCCACCGGTATTCCCGCCGCATGCCCGTTCTCAACGGTGCGCTTGATGAGCGAGAGCACGGAAAGATTGAGCGGATCGTACAGATAGCTTATCTTTTCGTTCGTCCTGTCGCAGGCGAGCGTATATTGAATGAGATCGTTCGTCCCGATGCTGAAGAAGTCGACCTTATGCGCGAACTTTTCCGACATTATCGCCACCGACGGTATCTCCACCATGATGCCGACCTTCACCTCGCTGTCGAAGGGGATAGTGCGTGCGGCAAGCTCTTCCTTCGCCGCAGCAAGATGGCCGAGCGCCTGTTCGAGCTCATCGACGCCGCTCACCATGGGGAACATGATGCTCGTTGCCCCGAAATGCGATGCGCGGAGTATCGCACGCAGCTGCGTACGGAATATCTCCGGGTTCGCGAGGCAGAAGCGTATCGCACGCCAGCCGAGGAACGGGTTCTCATCGACGTTCGTATTAACGACATCGGCCGATATGAATTTATCGCCGCCGAGATCGAGGGTGCGTATCGTGACCGGCTCTTTGGTGAACGACTCTATCACCTTGCGGTAATTGATGAACTGTTCTTCCTCGCTCGGGTAGCGGTCACGGCTTATGTAGAGGAATTCCGTACGGTAAAGCCCGATGCCCTCGGCGCCGAATTTCTTCACATCAGCGACGTCGTCGGGGTCCTCGATGTTCGCCTCGACCTTGATGACGCGTTTATCCACGGTCACCGCGGGCACGCCGGAAAGGCGTATGTGCTCTTTCTGGAAATGCGTGAATATCTCGCGCATCGTCTCGTATTCGCGGAGTATGCTCTCCGGCGGGTTGACTATCACATCGCCGTGTATGCCGTCGAGGATGAGCATATCACCCTGCTTGACATGGGTGCTGATGTTCACAAGACCGACGACGGCGGGTATGCCGAGCGAACGCGAGAGTATGGCGCTGTGCGATGTGTCGCCGCCGATATCGACGGCGAATCCGAGCACGAAATTCCTGTCAAGGTGCAGCGTGTCCGACGGCGTAAGATTATGCGCGACGACGATGACCGGCTCGTCGAGCTTCGGCGATTGAACGATATCCCGGTCCCTGATCAGGTGGCGCAGCACGCGGTTGCGTATGTCCATGATGTCGTGGACGCGGTCCTTGAGGATGGGATTATCAATGGCCGTGAGCCGCGAGACGAAGCGCATCATGATCTCGTTGTACACGTGATCGACGTTCTTGCGCTGCTTTTTTATCTCATCGCGGACTTCGTTCAATACGACCGTATCTTCAAGGATCTGAATGTGCGATTTGAGTATCTCGGTGACGTCCTTCTGTACGTCCTTGTCGTAATTACCCTTAAGCGATAGTATCTCATCCTTCGATTCCCGTACGGCGGTCTCAAGCCGGCGTATCTCGGATTTTACCTTCGATTCGGGTATATCGTACACCTCGACGACGATGTTGTCGTTGTGATAGAGAAATGCCTTCCCGATAACGATGCCGGCGCTGGCGCCGGTGCCGGTGAATGTCGTTGACTCTATCTCTTTTTCTTTCATACTGCCCGAAACAACGGGCCTCCATTATATCCAAGGACGCTTTTTTTACAAGCGCAGTACGCTGCAATATCCGGTGAACGAACAGAGGGGACACTGATTTGACAGTCCATCTCATTGCACCTATACTTGCATTCGTAATACGTTTCTCAGCGGTCAAGGTGCCCGGCAATGGAACATGAAAGAACAACGATACTGAACGTCGAATATCATCATCGAAAGGTCGATAATGCCGATATGTACCTGACCGAATTCGGCATGCCCCTTGCGGATATTCTCATGCCGGGGAATTTCCTCACCGATGAAGCATGGTTCAAGAACAATTCCACACGCCTATCCGGTACAAGCTGCCTCTATAAGGTACGCACCAAGGATATGCAGGGTCAATTCGCGGATATCGTCCTCAAATGGAACCGCATGGGCATGGCGGTACCCGTGGACACCTACATGAACGAGCTTGCCAATGCCGAATTCAACAGCCCCTTTGAGGAATTCTCGCTTGTCATGGAGTTACGCGATGCCGTCCGCTGCTACGACATTCACCTCGCGCTGCAGAAACCGCTCGCTATCTACGTACCCCGGGAGACCGTCGAGCTCTGGCAGAGCGGCCGCGAAGAATACCGGATGAATTACAAAATAGCGTCCCATAAGGAGATCGCCCTTGACATGAACCGCTCCTACGCGGTCATCTATCAGTGGCTGCCCGGAATGGACGCCGCCGTCATGTGCGAGAAACAGATCATCAGTGCGGAAGAAATGGAACGGATCACCGTGGAAATGGACGATATGCTCCGCGGCATCGGTTTCCTCGTACGCGACAGAAAACCGCATCACATCATATTGAAACCGGATGAGAAGGAAGGATATACACGGGACGCATCCGGGATGCCGGTACGCGCCCTCATCGACTATGAACTGCTCGCTCACACCAGCGAAAATGACGCCGTCATCAAGCGGCAGAAGCGGCAGAACTACCTCAAGCGCCAGCGCGACCGGTTTACTACCGTGCCGGACCTGTCATCATACCCGCATCTGAAGCAGGTATCGATATTCGGCGTGGACTATGTCTACGGTCACGCGGAAAGCACCGAGGGGCGGCTCTGGGTGGTCGGACGAGATCCATTGCTTTTCGATTATTTTCTGCCGGAGCGATGGGAGAACACGCCGAAGACAAAAATATCGATGACGCGGGAGATCTATCACACGGTCACGAAGGACAATATCCATATTGTCTGGAAGCTGTCGCATGCGGGCATGAAGCCCGACATGGACCCGTCCATCGATGAAGAGAACAAGATACTGCAGTACGGGTATAACAGCCCGTTCGAGGAAATATCCATCGCACTCGAACTGACCGAGAAGGGGATATTCACGATATATCCGCGGGCGGTGTACATGGCCGGTTCGCATACCGCCATTCCCGAGGGCATGTCCGATATGAGCCGCTATCAAAGCCATGCGCCTGTCGTCATGCCGGACGGAAACCCCCTCTTTACGCAGCATCATGACTACATCAGCATCTGGGGCTACTGGAACGGACCGGATGAGAAGCTCGCCGCCATCGATGATGACTACTACGAAGGCATCGATGCGCTGCGGGCGCTCCGCAAAGGCGTCATCACCGAAGAGGTATACCGCCGCTGCATCGAAATAATCCGCGAGCGATTGTCGCTTGCAGGGATAGAGGACTTGAGCCTGCGCGGCAATCATCTGCTCCTGTCATTCGACTCGAAGGGCAGGCTCATCACGGGGAACGAAGGCGTGCCGGATATACGCATATCGAATTTCGAATTCCTCAAGCGCAGGATCAACAGAGCGCAATAGCACATAAGAAAGAGCAACCACAGAGGGCACAGAGAACACGGAGAATTGAGCATTGCCCGGCCAACAAAAAATATATTCATTGTAGCCCCAACGTCTTCTCGGCCTTTCCCTCTGTGAGCTCCGTGGTTAAATATTCCTTTCCTGATTTCCCCTCAACGTCTTCTCTTTTTCCCTTTCGGTTTTTTCCCAGGGGCCGGTTTCGCCTTTTTCGCTGCGAGCACTATCGTCCTGCTCTTCTTCGCCCACGGGAGCTTCATCTCGAAAAAGCCCTTATCCTCATCGAACATCGCCTTCACCGTATCCTCGATACCGGTGATGACCGCATTGTGCTCGTTGGATACATCAAGGTTCGGATTGTATGCCTCTTTTTCTATGGGCAGCTTCTTCCCGTATTTCATATCGACGACGACAACACCGCCCGATGAGCGGAACCCATTATCGATACAGATGACCTGCTGCATGGCGTTCGCTATCGTGGTGAGCGGCTTCGTTCCTTTCTCTATCGCCTCGCAGACGTTCATGAACACGAGATGATGGAGCGGTATCTTCCCATTATCGATGGTCTCGACGAGTTCATATCCCTTGCCGTTCGCGCGATAGAAGTCCGCCTTGCTCTGCCCTGTCCAGACCATCTTCCCCTTCTCGCAGATGAACTCCGTCACCGGTCCGAACTGCTCTGCGCAGGCATGGCTTGCGATGAACGATACGGGGACCTTTGCATCGGTGATGACGCGTATGAACTGCGTGTCGGCGGATTCTATCTCTTTTATCCGATAATTCTCCATGTAGACGGAGACGGGGTTCGCGCTTGCGTCATGCGTCCTCCCGGCGACATAGAGCATGTTGTTGAGAAAATGCGCGACAGCGTTCTGCATCGGCGAATCGTGCACCGCCTTACCGGCGAAGCGAATATGCCCCGCCCATCCGTTGCGTTTATAGTACGCGCTCGAGCGCGGCCAGAGCACATAGGTCTTCGCCTTGATGAGCCTGCCGAAGCGTTTTGCGAGTACGGCGTTCTTGACCGCCTGTATCGACGGCGAATAGATGTTCTGATAACCTATCGCGAGTATGTTCCCGGAGGCATCGGCGGCAGCCTTCATCCGCTCCACTTCAGCGGCCGTACCGGCAGCGGGCTTCTCGCACATCACATGATATCCTGCCGTAAGCGCGCGTATCGATAATTCCTCATGCTGATCTATGCCGCAGGGAATGGCGATGAGATCGAGCTTGCCCATCTCGTCCTGATACATCTTCTCATAATTCCGGTAGATGCGCACACCCCTGGCACGGAGCTCGGCTTCCCGGGCGGCGTCCTTTTCAGGGTTGCGTATCACCGCGGCCAGAAGGCGCGCGACGCCTTTTTCCTCGCAATAAGCTATCGATTTCAGATGCGATTCCCCGAAACCGGCGACGCCGACAAGGCCGATGCGTATGGGTGCCATGTAGAACTCCTCTTCAAGAACGATGCCGTTAGTATATCACAGGATATCCATCCTGTCTTGGATGAATAGGACATCGTTGTACGAAAGTGACACCTGTCCTCCCCCTCCGGATGGACAAACGGGCGTTTTTTTCCTATACTGCGAGCATGGCCCTTTTCATGAAAGCGGCGCCGTATACGGTGACGAAACATTTCCCCGAGCACGAGCACCCGACATGGCAGTTTAATATCTATCTCTCGGGCAGCGGTACGCTCACCGCACGAGACACGGCCATTGCGTTCGCGCCGCAGCGCATCATCTGCGTACCGCCGAACACCGTGCACAGCGAAACAAGTGACGGAGAATATTCGGACATTGTCATCTGGAAGCGGCGTTCATATCACTCCTCAGGGGATCGGTCGCACGTATGCTCAGTTCCCTCAATGAGCGCCAGCGAACGGCGGTCACGCTGCGCTTCGGTCTTGACGGCAGCCCCTCGCGCAGTCTTGAGGAAACGGGAACGCTCATGTCGCTCACACGGGAACGTGTGCGGCAACTCCTCAATGAGGCGTTCCGGATGATCCGATCGCTTGAAGGTATTCATGCCATGCGGGCGCATATCAGAGAGTGAAGGCGATGAAAGCTGCCGTCGGAACCGGACATCGATGAGGCAGCTCCGCGATACGCCGAACAAAAAAGCCGCCTCCCGTATGGGAAGCGGCCTTTGCTTTCGATGCAGTACGCGGACGTCAGATGACCCCTTCGCCGCGCTCCTTCGTGCGCACGCGCACCGCGTCATCGACAGGGAGTATGAATAACTTCCCGTCGCCGACATTCCCGGTGTACGCCGTCTCGACGATGGCATTCACTATCTTCTCCACTGAACCGTTCTTCGCGACGATCTCTATCTTCACCTTCGGTATCAGCTTGAGATTGTATTCCTTGCCGCGGAACATCTCAACGATGCCCTTCTGCCGCCCATGTCCCTCGACGGCGCCGACGGTAAGCCCCGAGTAACCGAGCTCTTCGAGCTTATCGAGCACGTCGTCGAGCTTTTCCGGACGCAGTATCGCTTCTATCTTTTTCATATGCTACTCCTTCGCGCCGTTACGGCAGCGTCCCGTTGCTCTTCTCGCCGTGCAGGGTAAGATCGAGCCCGTACAACTCTTCCTGCGGCGCTACACGGAGCCCATTGATGAGCTTTATGAAGCCGAGGATGAGAAGCGTACCTACCACCGACCACACTATCGCAGCGCCTACCGAGGTAAGCTGCATGAGAAGCTGCTTCACATTCCCGTACAGGAGCCCCGCAGCCGGGGTGGTCCCGTCAAAATAGAACCCTATCGCCGGGTTGGCGAATATACCGGTCGCAATAGCGCCCCAGATACCACCGACACCGTGTACGCCGAAAGCATCGAGTGCATCGTCATAACCGAGCGCCTTCTTTATCACCGCGATAAAGAGATAGCAGACAATGCTCACGACAAATCCTATCACGAGCGCCGCACGCACATCGACGAAACCGGACGCCGGGGTTATCGCAACAAGCCCCGCAACAAGACCGGTCGATGCGCCGACTACCGTGGGCTTCTTATGCATTATCCATTCTATCGCAAGCCAGGTCACACCGGCCATCGCAGCCGCGGTGTTGGTCACAAGGAACGCATTCGCCGCAAGACCGTTGGCAGCAAGCGCACTCCCTCCGTTGAACCCGAACCAGCCCACCCAGAGCAGTCCTGCACCGATGAAGGTGAACGGTATGCTGTTGGGCACCGGAACATCCTTGCCGTGCCGCACACGCGGGCCGAGCACTATCGCTGCAACCAGCGCCGATACGCCGGATGAGGTATGCACTACAAGGCCGCCTGCGAAGTCGAGCGCGTTCGAATATCCTTTCACGCCAAAGAGCTTTCCGATGATGCTCGTTCCTTCGGCGCCGCCCGAGAGCCAGCCGCCGCCCCATACCCAATGCGCAAGCGGGGCATAGACGAGAAGCGACCAGAGGATGATGAATATCACCCACGCGCTGAACTTTATCCGCTCCACCACGGCACCCGACACAAGGCCGACGGTGATGATGGCGAACATGAGCTGGAACATCGAGAACGCGAATTCAGGCACCGTGAACGTGAGCGAGTCCTTGGTGACGCCGCCCATGAACGCCTTGTTCACATTACCGATAATGCCGCCGATCGACGAGCCGAACGCGAGCGAGTACTGGACTGCCACCCAGAGCACGCTTACGATGAGCGCCGATCCAAGGCTGTAGTAGATCGTCGACAGAAGATTCTTCTTCCGCACGAGACCGCCGTAGAACAATGCAAGGCCCGGCACGGTCATAAGCAGCACCAGTGCCGATGACGTGAGTATCCATGCAGTGTCCCCGGAATTGATCGTCGGTGCACTTTGCGCAAAGGCCCCGACGGCGCCCGCAAGCATAACACCAGCGAGCATGAACATCTTTTTCATGATGCACCTCCGTAGATTTATTGACGAGTACAAGATTGCAAGCCGTGTGCCAACAATACCTTCGATGCTGCTTTCAGAATGCATGCGCATGGCTTTCCATATTTCATCTAATGAACATTTGCCCGTCAGCGCGATATTCCGTGCACAAAGACGGTGCATGCGCGCGATAGAGAACAGCGGGTTGCAACCCGCTGTTCTCTCCTTTTTCGGTAATAAAAAAAATTACGATTTCCACTTGACAAAACATCGATTCTATTGTATATTTATACAGTGTATTTAACAACAGTATCTAAAGGTACAGTATGCCAGAAGAATTGACCGAAAAACAGCAGGAAATACTCGATTTCATCAATGATTTCACACGGGATAACGGCTATCCCCCCACCGTACAGGAGATAATGACGAAATTCAACTTCGCCTCACCTACGGCGGTTACGAGCCACCTGAGCGCGCTGGAAAAAAAAGGTCATATACGCAAGGCGGGGCGACGTGCTCGCGGCATTGAGGTATTGTCCCATGTCAGCGAAAGCACGGATGATCTCATCGATGTGCCCCTCGTCGGCATGGTACGCGCCGGCGAGAATATGATAGCCGCCGAGGCTGTGGAAGACCGTTTCCTCTTCCCGAAATTCATCGCGCGTGAAGACGGCGTTTTTCTCATGAAGGTCAAGGGCGATTCCATGATAAACGCGCATATCTCCGAAGGGGACTATATCCTCGTGAAACCGGCACAGGATGCCAATAACGGGGACATTGTCGTAGCAACATACCGCAACGAAAGCACCGGCTCAGACGATGTCACCGTAAAGCGATTCTTCCGCGGCAAGGACGGCATTACGCTTAAGCCGGAGAACGACGACTATGAGCCGATACGTGCGCCGGAAGTGTCCATCGCAGGGAAGGTCATAGCCGTCATACGACTGAACGTAAGCTGATTAAAGGGAGTCATCATGTATCTCACGAAGGATTCATTCAATGCGGAAACAGCACGGTGCCTGTTCTGTCACGAACATATGTCGCGCATCATGGACAATACGCGGAAAACATCGTATTTCGTAGGCGGTAAGATACGCGTTACCTACGAAGTGGCGCGAAGGAAAGAATGCACCATCTGTCGCGGCACGGCAGTGGCACGGCGCGAGATAGCCGTACGTTCGGGCGAATACAAGCCGGAACTCGTCACGGCGTTCGGTTCACCAGGCAAATAATAAGGGCGGGGCGGTCCCACCAATCCCTCCCAAATCTAAAAACCGCCCCGCTCCTTATTATTATATTGCACACCATCAGGAAGGAGTTATTCATGGATTCACTGCGTTCGGAAGACATCAAGATATTATCCGAGGAAATGAAAATGATCGAGACGCGCATGAACATACTTGACCTGGAGCTTACGAAGATATGTGTCGCGCTTGAAAAGCTGCCTGTATGAACGGGCAACGCATGATCGTACATACTGCCCGGCGAAAAGAAGCACGAACGATGGGCCGGCGCATCCCGCTCACTTTCCAGGATACAGACACTCTTCCCTTCAGTCTTGAAGAGGAAAGCATAACGGCCGCACTTTGGAAAAACACCGTAGCCCCCCGAGTCAGCCATGCGGCTATTTGCGTTCGATCACATATACCGGTTCGTCGCCGACAGCAAGCGTAACAAATCCGTTTTCAGCACGCAGCGAACGTTCATTACGGCCGAGCATGTCAGTCTGCAGTACCTGCTCCGCTATTGTTGCAAGTTTTACTGGGATGAGCGAGACGGTATTGGTTCGTATCCATGGGTTCAACACCGAATTCTGTCCGTGATTCGTTTCCGGCCCTGCATTCGCGGTAAATTTTGCCGCCACATCTTCCGAGACACCCGTGGTCACCGCTGACGGATGATTAAAAAGCACAACGAACGATCCTTCTGCAGCGCACAGCATCCCTGCTGCAAAAATGGCAGCACAAGTTCTGATATTCATTGATGTCCCCCTTCACCTCATCAGCACCGGGTCTGCGACAACCACATGACCGTCCACGGTACCGAATTTCTCATACTTCCCCGCACCCGTTGTCTCGAAACGAAGCGATCGTACGCCGGCAAGATCGATATCAAGGACTTCGATATCACGTACCGACCGGAACGTCTTTTTGAATAGAGAACGTTTCCCGTCAGTGACCGCGACAGAAACAGCCGTGCGTTCCGCAAGCCCCGCGTTCAATCCGATAATGCACGAGAAACGTCTGAACACCCCCGCCGGGAGGCTGTATTCGATATATGATGTCACACCCATACCGAAACCATGCGCATATTCCTTTTTCCGAGCACCGGCCTGAAGCATGAGCGGGAACGGCTCCATACGCCGGTCGAAATTACAGGGTGCATCGTACAGCGGCTTGAAAAAATAGGGATGCGGGCTCCAGCCGCTCATTGAGGACGGCACAAGCGGATCAAGACATACCGTCTTCGGCAGTGAGCCTCGCCCTGCCTTTCCGCATGCCATTGAGAACGCGGTATACATGATGTCGGCATAGATACGCGCACTGTCAGCGTACGCATCACCGGCAATACGCTGTACCGCTGGGATATCGTCTGCATAAAGTTTTTTTATAGCGTTGGGCAATTTTGCAAGCGTTCGCGTCGTCAGACGCACCATTTCCTGTGCGGTGAAAAATGCAGCCTCCTCAGCGGATGCGCCGAGAAGTACCGGACGGTGGCCGCGTATCGAGAACGATGTCGGCAGATTCTCAAGCAGATTATGGAGACTCATGTATCGGTACTTTTTATTTGTCGGGAACAGCCGCTTGATGAGCTCCATACGCA
It encodes:
- the ptsP gene encoding phosphoenolpyruvate--protein phosphotransferase, encoding MKEKEIESTTFTGTGASAGIVIGKAFLYHNDNIVVEVYDIPESKVKSEIRRLETAVRESKDEILSLKGNYDKDVQKDVTEILKSHIQILEDTVVLNEVRDEIKKQRKNVDHVYNEIMMRFVSRLTAIDNPILKDRVHDIMDIRNRVLRHLIRDRDIVQSPKLDEPVIVVAHNLTPSDTLHLDRNFVLGFAVDIGGDTSHSAILSRSLGIPAVVGLVNISTHVKQGDMLILDGIHGDVIVNPPESILREYETMREIFTHFQKEHIRLSGVPAVTVDKRVIKVEANIEDPDDVADVKKFGAEGIGLYRTEFLYISRDRYPSEEEQFINYRKVIESFTKEPVTIRTLDLGGDKFISADVVNTNVDENPFLGWRAIRFCLANPEIFRTQLRAILRASHFGATSIMFPMVSGVDELEQALGHLAAAKEELAARTIPFDSEVKVGIMVEIPSVAIMSEKFAHKVDFFSIGTNDLIQYTLACDRTNEKISYLYDPLNLSVLSLIKRTVENGHAAGIPVAVCGEMAGQPLYSCVLVGLDVDVLSMAPPVIPDMKRVIRGLDAGECRALVERLFASERSSDARRLVIEFMQQKFPEIITRAVKPGETAIAHDR
- the tsaE gene encoding tRNA (adenosine(37)-N6)-threonylcarbamoyltransferase complex ATPase subunit type 1 TsaE → MLDAMPAFAEKLVSLIEPDDIILLIGPLGAGKTTLVRAVAELLNADSEAASPTFTILNEYMVTFRGERMPLRHVDVYRLSGDDAFDSIGLRESIAIRGITFIEWGDTIRHILPPCVELTIDIVSMEERRMSLVIPERK
- a CDS encoding AraC family transcriptional regulator produces the protein MRPSATFLDIIHPENLKLTLTAKPCKQSQNASWHINNPSGYKDYDLFVCYGGAAEFTANGTVHLLTPGHAFLATPGMSLYTAVHGRDNFEAIAQHFELKLFGTVDFFSLIKFSPTAKFTNWDYVRAAFTRYESLNESEEKSILQQSLFSSVLAEYIYDSYLSENETVIDHNYFFIIKMMSYIDSHLADDNAVAEAFSLSPYGYDYTATLFKKYVGVTPKKYFLNMRLRQSKDLLLQGYSVREAAINSGFKDELYFSRLFKKYEHVSPSEYKQAATSDKASA
- a CDS encoding Gfo/Idh/MocA family oxidoreductase gives rise to the protein MAPIRIGLVGVAGFGESHLKSIAYCEEKGVARLLAAVIRNPEKDAAREAELRARGVRIYRNYEKMYQDEMGKLDLIAIPCGIDQHEELSIRALTAGYHVMCEKPAAGTAAEVERMKAAADASGNILAIGYQNIYSPSIQAVKNAVLAKRFGRLIKAKTYVLWPRSSAYYKRNGWAGHIRFAGKAVHDSPMQNAVAHFLNNMLYVAGRTHDASANPVSVYMENYRIKEIESADTQFIRVITDAKVPVSFIASHACAEQFGPVTEFICEKGKMVWTGQSKADFYRANGKGYELVETIDNGKIPLHHLVFMNVCEAIEKGTKPLTTIANAMQQVICIDNGFRSSGGVVVVDMKYGKKLPIEKEAYNPNLDVSNEHNAVITGIEDTVKAMFDEDKGFFEMKLPWAKKSRTIVLAAKKAKPAPGKKPKGKKRRR
- a CDS encoding sigma factor-like helix-turn-helix DNA-binding protein, with translation MLSSLNERQRTAVTLRFGLDGSPSRSLEETGTLMSLTRERVRQLLNEAFRMIRSLEGIHAMRAHIRE
- a CDS encoding ammonium transporter; the protein is MKKMFMLAGVMLAGAVGAFAQSAPTINSGDTAWILTSSALVLLMTVPGLALFYGGLVRKKNLLSTIYYSLGSALIVSVLWVAVQYSLAFGSSIGGIIGNVNKAFMGGVTKDSLTFTVPEFAFSMFQLMFAIITVGLVSGAVVERIKFSAWVIFIILWSLLVYAPLAHWVWGGGWLSGGAEGTSIIGKLFGVKGYSNALDFAGGLVVHTSSGVSALVAAIVLGPRVRHGKDVPVPNSIPFTFIGAGLLWVGWFGFNGGSALAANGLAANAFLVTNTAAAMAGVTWLAIEWIMHKKPTVVGASTGLVAGLVAITPASGFVDVRAALVIGFVVSIVCYLFIAVIKKALGYDDALDAFGVHGVGGIWGAIATGIFANPAIGFYFDGTTPAAGLLYGNVKQLLMQLTSVGAAIVWSVVGTLLILGFIKLINGLRVAPQEELYGLDLTLHGEKSNGTLP
- a CDS encoding dihydroorotate dehydrogenase, yielding MANLKIALGDIELKKPIILASGTAGHGEISDFFDQKNVGAIALKAVSMKKRTGNMPPRIVETPAGVLNAIGLANEGIDHFEKSIIPKLKKIRVPLIANVVGDTADEYAAVVKRLTRFREIAAFELNVSCPNVHGKNKLFFEDNEVLKKMIASCKKATKKTIIVKLPPAVFGIEELAKTAADSGADIISLTNTIPAMEIDIRTERPMLGNNQGGLSGAAIRPIALRLVYRASKAVSIPIIGGGGVSNADDVVKFMLAGATAVSIGTASMITPNLPDTICRDLDRIIDGKNMKNIADLTGRLTLNSQK
- a CDS encoding DUF4160 domain-containing protein, coding for MPTIPMFYGLLIRMFFRDDEKPHVPHIHADYQGQVAAYAIQSGDVLVGTLHAELDNFNYFGCRCDFAMI
- a CDS encoding P-II family nitrogen regulator is translated as MKKIEAILRPEKLDDVLDKLEELGYSGLTVGAVEGHGRQKGIVEMFRGKEYNLKLIPKVKIEIVAKNGSVEKIVNAIVETAYTGNVGDGKLFILPVDDAVRVRTKERGEGVI